The following proteins come from a genomic window of Schistocerca gregaria isolate iqSchGreg1 chromosome X, iqSchGreg1.2, whole genome shotgun sequence:
- the LOC126299253 gene encoding inositol-pentakisphosphate 2-kinase-like, giving the protein MEMEDLEKKSWHYLGEGNANIVIAIPEDLKVLRFRKSNNLTDQQLLLEYLYTKHIIEPMLRGFVQVPVVIYMKGEHIIKLQEAMKKCRPVHRQNKSISSNFVMMFNDYTKLPPEIVYKKQNPLPVFCVELKPKQGWLHPDDRYLPKCKFCANQYLKVMENSVRCQSRYCPYDLFSGNYTRMKKAIHNLLSTPQNNLRIFKNGVLVYGDGRSSNDLSSVLLQWFSASLDKSTNRLVHKFCDIIIRALTHVKKNSAPEIKDGTILLDSQYPLHLPKSLVETAAKNFSENKCTFAEGQLPKHCVLDLIVRGQQQQTRGASWIYHTYKKYESFKDYEYIPMVLKKSVNSDLLEIHRYLLAATFKDCSIMLTFQQATESPCGMYLEQIVTDDEGMLYAFDVHVTDLDPKPWSCIEKHRKRDLRILQACKT; this is encoded by the exons GATTTAAAAGTTCTTCGTTTTCGTAAGAGCAACAATTTGACGGACCAGCAGCTGTTGCTAGAATATTTGTACACCAAGCACATTATAGAACCTATGCTTCGTGGCTTTGTCCAGGTTCCTGTTGTTATCTACATGAAGGGTGAACATATTATCAAGTTGCAGGAGGCCATGAAAAAGTGTAGACCAG TGCATCGTCAAAACAAAAGTATTAGTTCCAATTTTGTAATGATGTTTAACGACTACACAAAACTACCACCTGAAATTGTTTACAAGAAACAGAATCCACTGCCAGTCTTCTGTGTTGAGCTGAAACCAAAACAGGGCTGGCTGCACCCAGATGATAGATACTTGCCTAAGTGTAAATTCTGTGCCAATCAGTATCTCAAG GTAATGGAAAACAGTGTCAGATGTCAAAGCAGATACTGCCCTTATGATCTGTTCTCAGG GAATTACACACGAATGAAGAAAGCAATtcacaatttactgtcaactcctcAAAACAATTTAAGGATATTTAAG AATGGAGTACTTGTATATGGTGATGGAAGAAGCTCAAATGATTTGTCTTCTGTACTTCTTCAGTGGTTCTCTGCCTCATTGGACAAGAGCACTAACAG GCTTGTCCATAAATTCTGTGATATCATAATCAGAGCACTCACTCATGTAAAAAAGAATTCTGCACCTGAAATCAAAGATGGAACTATACTTCTGGACAGTCAGTATCCATTACATCTGCCAAAAAGTCTTGTTGAGACAGCTGCCAAAAATTTCAGTGAAAATAAATGTACATTCGCTGAAGGACAGCTACCAAAACATTGTGTACTTGATCTTATTGTTCGAGGGCAGCAACAACAGACACGTGGGGCCAGCTGGATCTATCATACGtacaagaaatatgaaagttttaaggATTATGAGTACATTCCAATGGTGTTAAAAAAATCTGTGAATTCAGATTTATTGGAAATTCATCGTTATTTACTAGCAGCAACATTCAAAGACTGCTCAAtaatgcttacatttcagcaagcaaCTGA GTCACCATGCGGCATGTACCTGGAGCAAATTGTAACTGATGATGAAGGCATGCTATATGCCTTTGATGTCCATGTTACTGATCTTGATCCAAAACCTTGGTCATGTATTGAGAAACATCGGAAGAGAGATCTCAGGATATTACAAGCTTGTAAAACTTAA